The Rhodococcus sp. ABRD24 genome contains the following window.
CTCCGGAGGTGCTGGTGTCGTACAAGCGTAACGTCGTTCACGGTCGTGTACGGCGGCATCGCCGCCGGGGCGTGGGATCGGCTGTGCTGCGAGATCCCACGCCCCCAGACAGTTCGAGTCGAGGAACTACATGACGAGGACGCCGCCGTCGACGGGCAGTGATACCCCGGTGATGTAGCGAGATTCGTCGCTGGCGAGGAACAGGACGGCGTTGGTCACGTCGTCCGACTCGACCCACGGGATCGGGTAGAGGATCATGTCGCCGGATGCCTTTGCGAAGTCCTCCCGGGTCGGATTGTCGACGCCGGGCGCGAATTGCTTGTACATCGCGGCGTTCTGGACCATCTCGGTGTCGACCTGGGTGGGGTTGACGGTGTTGACCCGAACTCGGTGGGGCGCGAGTTCCTGCGCGAGGGTCTTCATCAGGCCGACCACACCGTGCTTGGCCGCGACGTAGTGCCCAACCCCGGTGTAAGCACGCAAGCCGGCGACTGATGCGGTGAGCACGATCGAGCCTCCGGTGCCCTGCTCGATCAAATGGGGGATGGCGGCCTTGGTGGTCCGCCACACCCCGCTCAGATTGACGTCGATCATCTCGGCCCACTTGTGTTCGTCGATCTCGTGGACGTTGCCGAAGGACAGGATGCCGGCGTTGGCAATGACGATGTCGAGGCGCCCGAAACGGTCGACGCCGTCCGTCAGAGCCCTGTCGATCGTTTCGAAATCACGTACATCCGCGTGGGAGAAGACGATTCGCCCTCCTGCAGCCTCGACGAGGCGCACGGTCTCGTCGATGTCGGCCTGGCTGGCCAATGGGTAGGGGACGGTGTCGTTGCCTTCGATCGAGTCGACGGCGATGATGTCTGCGCCCTCCTGTGCCAGGCGCAGCGCATGATTTCGCCCCTGACCGCGCGCGGCACCGGTGATGAAGGCAACTTTTCCTTGGACACGACCTGCCATGATTACTCTCCTCGTGATTGTGAGCGTATGCGTTACTTGACGAGAACGCCTGCATCCACCGGCAGCGCAACTCCGGTGATGTAGCGGGATTCATCCGATGCGAGGAACAGCACCGCGTTGCTGACGTCGACCGGTTCCACCCACGGAACAGGCAGCGCGTTCATTGCCTGGGACACCGGAGCGAACTCCTCCCGGGTCGGCGAATCGCTTCCCGGGCAGAACAGTCGATACATCGGATCGTTCATGATCATCGGTGTGTCGACCTGGGTCGGATTGACTGTGTTGACGCGGATACGGTGCGGCGCCAACTCTTGGGCGAGAGTCTTCATCAGGCCGTTCACTCCGTGCTTGGCGGCGGTGTAGTGCGCGATATTGCCGTAGCCGCGGAGGCCGGCGGCGGAGCTGGTCATGATGATCGATCCGCCGGCGCCGGCAGTGATCATGTGGGGAACTGCTGCCTTGACCGTGCGCCAGGTCCCAGTGAGGTCGATGTCGATGACGGTGTGCCACTGCTTCTCGGACAGCTCGTGAGCTGCGCCGGGAATGTTGATTCCAACGTTCGCGCATACGATGTCGATCCGGCCGAATGCGTCCAGGCCGGCACTGACGGTCTCTTCGACGGAGAGGTAGTCGCGCACATCTGCGGTTCGGGTGACGATCGTGCGGCCCGTGGCCTCCACGAGCGCAGCAGTCTCCTCGAGTTCCTCCGGGGTGCCGAGCGGATAAGGCACTCCGTCGATGTCTGCACAGATGTCGAGCGCAATGATGTCGGCGCCTTCCTCCGCGAGTCGGACGGCGTGGGCGCGGCCCTGGCCCCGTGCTGCTCCGGTGACGAAAGCGACCTTCCCGGCGACACGGCCGGCCGGCGACGAAGTTGTCCTCATTTGATCACTCCGTAACGACGGCGGTCGATGGTGAGTGCCACTGCGCCGATGACGACTACCCCCTTGATGACCAATTGGGTGTAGGGATCGACTGCAGTGAGATCCATGCCGGCACTGAGCAGCACGATGACGAGCGCGCCCAGTAGCGTCCGATGCGGCCCGCCGACGCCGCCCGAAAGCGCGGTTCCTCCGACAACAACCGCGGCGATCGAGTTGAGAAGACTGGGACCGGCTCCGCCGGGAACACCGGTGCTGGCCTGCCCGGTGAAGATGATCCCGGCGATGGCAGCGGCGGCGCCCGCCACTGCGAAGACCGCCAACTTGGTGCGCTGGACGCGGACGCCGCACAAGCCCGCTGCCCGTTCGTTCCCGCCCACTGCGTACATGTGACGGCCGAACGAGGTACCGAAGGCCATCACGGTTGCGCCCAGCGTGAGGAGGATGGCAATCAGCGCGCCGTTGGGGACGTGTGGAATCCACGAGTCGTTCACCAGGATCTGCAGCAGCGAAGAGTTGTACGAGACCGGACCACCCTTCGAGATGGTGTTCGAGATGCCGTCGAGAAT
Protein-coding sequences here:
- a CDS encoding mycofactocin-coupled SDR family oxidoreductase — its product is MRTTSSPAGRVAGKVAFVTGAARGQGRAHAVRLAEEGADIIALDICADIDGVPYPLGTPEELEETAALVEATGRTIVTRTADVRDYLSVEETVSAGLDAFGRIDIVCANVGINIPGAAHELSEKQWHTVIDIDLTGTWRTVKAAVPHMITAGAGGSIIMTSSAAGLRGYGNIAHYTAAKHGVNGLMKTLAQELAPHRIRVNTVNPTQVDTPMIMNDPMYRLFCPGSDSPTREEFAPVSQAMNALPVPWVEPVDVSNAVLFLASDESRYITGVALPVDAGVLVK
- a CDS encoding ABC transporter permease, yielding MSNTTTTNSPQDTSAPTTVDGRTLAGRLGQHRNILVPAVAVLVLVVYFQTRTDAFITTNSLQNVLNQMAFLTVLALAGTFVILIGGIDLSVAANATLAGILIATWIDKFGGPLAIAMVIVAGAVVGLVNGLITTLLRVPSFLVTLGMMSILDGISNTISKGGPVSYNSSLLQILVNDSWIPHVPNGALIAILLTLGATVMAFGTSFGRHMYAVGGNERAAGLCGVRVQRTKLAVFAVAGAAAAIAGIIFTGQASTGVPGGAGPSLLNSIAAVVVGGTALSGGVGGPHRTLLGALVIVLLSAGMDLTAVDPYTQLVIKGVVVIGAVALTIDRRRYGVIK
- a CDS encoding mycofactocin-coupled SDR family oxidoreductase, with amino-acid sequence MAGRVQGKVAFITGAARGQGRNHALRLAQEGADIIAVDSIEGNDTVPYPLASQADIDETVRLVEAAGGRIVFSHADVRDFETIDRALTDGVDRFGRLDIVIANAGILSFGNVHEIDEHKWAEMIDVNLSGVWRTTKAAIPHLIEQGTGGSIVLTASVAGLRAYTGVGHYVAAKHGVVGLMKTLAQELAPHRVRVNTVNPTQVDTEMVQNAAMYKQFAPGVDNPTREDFAKASGDMILYPIPWVESDDVTNAVLFLASDESRYITGVSLPVDGGVLVM